In Zunongwangia profunda SM-A87, the following proteins share a genomic window:
- a CDS encoding GAF domain-containing sensor histidine kinase, which translates to MIQPAQPINEKERLNALSSIELIKDIPEEEFDNITQLASYICKTPISVITIVEDEKNWLKSNHGGPPITEVERKYSHCGHAILEPGILMEVEDMRKDLRFYNNPFTTLPESPILFYAGMPLLDNDGFALGTLCVLDTKKNKLNDAQKKALKNLAKQVEKLFELRRKNRYLEKIKQELDDHNTLLKDFAGVVSHDMKMPLANMIITADLIKARYKHNVDEKGQELLLNLKKSALKLSDYINGILNHYESDRIVASKEVEFDLHHLLEDIIDLLNINDRCEINFPAENIFLKCNRAALEQIFINLINNSIKYNNKEKIIIDIESAIDENHYYFTVTDNGIGIPEDQLSNVFKLFKTLYITDRQGNQGNGIGLSTVKKLVESLHGNISVSSVLGESTSFKFDIKRA; encoded by the coding sequence ATGATTCAGCCTGCTCAACCTATCAATGAAAAAGAACGCTTAAATGCTTTAAGCTCCATTGAACTTATAAAAGATATTCCTGAAGAGGAGTTTGATAATATTACCCAGCTGGCCTCCTATATTTGTAAAACACCAATATCTGTAATTACCATTGTAGAAGATGAAAAAAACTGGTTAAAATCGAATCACGGTGGCCCACCCATTACAGAGGTTGAAAGAAAATACTCGCATTGTGGCCATGCGATTTTAGAGCCTGGTATTTTAATGGAGGTAGAAGATATGCGTAAAGATTTAAGGTTTTACAATAACCCCTTTACTACCCTTCCAGAGTCTCCCATACTTTTTTATGCGGGGATGCCATTATTAGACAACGATGGTTTTGCTCTGGGCACCTTATGCGTTTTAGATACTAAAAAGAATAAGCTTAACGATGCACAGAAAAAAGCCTTAAAAAATCTCGCAAAACAGGTTGAAAAACTATTTGAACTGCGACGTAAAAATCGTTATCTAGAAAAAATAAAACAAGAATTAGATGATCACAATACCTTATTAAAAGATTTTGCAGGTGTGGTTTCTCACGATATGAAAATGCCACTTGCCAATATGATTATTACAGCAGACCTTATAAAAGCGCGTTATAAACATAATGTGGATGAAAAAGGCCAGGAATTACTGCTAAATCTTAAAAAATCTGCTCTAAAATTAAGTGATTATATAAACGGGATTTTAAACCATTACGAAAGTGATCGCATTGTAGCTTCAAAAGAAGTAGAGTTTGATCTTCATCATCTTTTAGAGGATATCATAGATTTGCTCAATATCAATGACAGATGTGAAATTAATTTCCCTGCGGAAAATATATTTCTGAAATGTAACCGGGCAGCCCTAGAACAAATTTTTATCAACCTGATTAATAATAGCATTAAATACAATAACAAGGAAAAAATTATTATTGATATTGAAAGCGCTATAGACGAAAATCATTATTATTTTACCGTAACCGATAACGGAATTGGTATTCCAGAAGATCAGCTCTCTAATGTTTTCAAATTGTTTAAAACGCTTTATATTACCGATCGTCAGGGAAATCAGGGAAATGGAATTGGTCTTTCTACCGTCAAAAAACTGGTAGAATCACTCCACGGTAACATCAGTGTCTCCTCGGTACTTGGTGAAAGTACCAGCTTTAAATTTGATATCAAACGCGCTTAA
- the folE gene encoding GTP cyclohydrolase I FolE has product MAYQSFEEYSIEVTDSLKDNYKKIITELGENPDREGVLKTPERAAKAMQFLTQGYELDAEKILKKAMFKEDYDEMVVVKNIELYSLCEHHMLPFFGKAHIAYIPNGHIVGLSKLPRVVDVFARRLQVQERLTHDILECLNKTLQPQGVAVVIEAQHMCMMMRGVQKQNSTTTTSGFRGQFEKIETRNEFLKLISSDLS; this is encoded by the coding sequence ATGGCTTATCAAAGTTTCGAAGAATACTCTATAGAAGTTACCGATTCCTTAAAAGATAATTATAAAAAAATAATTACAGAACTGGGCGAAAATCCAGATAGGGAAGGTGTTTTAAAAACACCCGAAAGAGCAGCAAAAGCCATGCAGTTCCTTACACAGGGATATGAATTGGATGCTGAAAAGATTTTGAAGAAAGCCATGTTTAAGGAAGACTATGATGAAATGGTGGTCGTAAAGAATATTGAATTATATTCACTTTGCGAGCATCATATGCTACCGTTTTTTGGCAAAGCTCATATTGCTTATATCCCTAATGGACATATTGTAGGTTTAAGTAAATTGCCAAGAGTAGTTGATGTTTTTGCGAGAAGGTTACAGGTGCAGGAGCGATTAACGCACGATATCTTAGAATGTTTAAATAAAACGCTTCAGCCGCAGGGCGTTGCTGTAGTAATTGAAGCACAACACATGTGTATGATGATGCGCGGTGTACAAAAGCAAAACAGCACCACAACCACATCAGGTTTTAGAGGTCAGTTTGAAAAGATAGAAACCAGAAACGAATTTTTAAAACTCATCAGCTCAGACCTTTCCTAA
- a CDS encoding TIGR02757 family protein, with translation MKKSELKEFLDFKVNQYNNPQFIGTDPIQIPHQFSKKEDIEIAGFLAATIAWGNRKSILKNANNLMERMEHAPHDFILNFGEKDLESMEGFVHRTFNSIDLCYFMLALQHIYNNHDGLEAVFSKHASANSLQPAIHEFKKIFFELPHERRTQKHVSDPLKNSAAKRINMYLRWMVRRDHCGVDFGIWKSISPSKLSCPLDVHSGNIARKLKLLKRKQNDAKALAELDVVLRKLDHQDPVKYDFALFGLGAFEKY, from the coding sequence TTGAAGAAAAGCGAATTAAAAGAATTTCTGGATTTTAAGGTCAATCAATACAACAATCCGCAATTTATAGGCACTGATCCCATCCAGATTCCGCATCAATTCAGTAAAAAAGAAGATATTGAAATTGCAGGTTTTTTGGCTGCAACTATTGCCTGGGGCAATCGTAAAAGTATCCTGAAAAATGCCAATAATCTTATGGAGCGTATGGAACATGCTCCCCATGATTTTATCCTTAATTTTGGCGAGAAAGACCTCGAATCCATGGAAGGTTTTGTACATAGAACCTTTAACAGCATTGATCTTTGTTATTTTATGCTGGCACTTCAGCATATTTATAATAATCACGATGGCCTGGAAGCTGTTTTTAGCAAACATGCTTCGGCGAACTCCCTCCAACCGGCAATTCATGAATTCAAGAAAATCTTTTTTGAACTCCCACATGAAAGACGTACCCAAAAACATGTAAGCGATCCCCTAAAAAATTCTGCAGCAAAGCGTATAAATATGTACTTACGCTGGATGGTAAGAAGAGATCACTGCGGCGTCGATTTTGGCATTTGGAAATCTATTTCCCCATCAAAACTCTCCTGCCCACTCGATGTCCATTCAGGTAACATTGCCAGGAAATTAAAGTTATTAAAGCGTAAGCAAAACGACGCTAAAGCTTTGGCCGAGTTAGATGTGGTATTGCGAAAACTGGATCATCAGGATCCTGTGAAATATGATTTTGCCTTATTTGGTTTAGGTGCATTCGAAAAATATTGA
- a CDS encoding ABC transporter ATP-binding protein, whose product MITIENIHKYYGDLHVLKGVDLHIEKGEIVSIVGASGAGKTTLLQILGTLDLPEKNKNSKLVINETDIYGLSPKNLAKFRNDHIGFIFQFHQLLPEFTAIENICIPAYIKNTPKVEAEKRAMELLGFLGLKKRAHHKPSALSGGEQQRIAVARALMNNPAVIFADEPSGNLDSESAENLHQLFFKLRDEFGQTFVIVTHNEELADMADRKLTMVDGEIV is encoded by the coding sequence ATGATAACAATTGAAAATATTCATAAATACTATGGTGATTTACATGTCTTAAAAGGTGTAGATCTTCATATTGAAAAAGGCGAAATTGTCTCGATCGTAGGAGCTTCGGGTGCCGGAAAAACCACGTTACTTCAAATTTTAGGTACTTTAGACCTGCCTGAAAAAAATAAAAATTCAAAACTGGTTATCAACGAAACTGATATTTATGGTCTAAGCCCCAAGAACTTGGCAAAGTTTAGAAACGATCACATAGGTTTTATTTTTCAATTCCACCAGTTATTGCCAGAATTTACTGCTATAGAAAATATTTGTATCCCTGCTTATATTAAAAACACTCCAAAAGTTGAAGCCGAAAAAAGAGCGATGGAATTGTTAGGGTTTTTAGGCCTAAAAAAAAGAGCACATCATAAACCATCGGCTTTAAGTGGCGGTGAGCAACAACGTATTGCCGTAGCCAGAGCACTTATGAATAATCCTGCCGTTATCTTTGCTGACGAACCTTCAGGAAATTTAGACAGTGAATCTGCCGAAAATCTACATCAGTTATTTTTTAAGTTAAGGGACGAGTTTGGCCAAACTTTCGTTATTGTTACGCATAATGAAGAATTAGCCGATATGGCTGATAGAAAGCTTACTATGGTAGACGGTGAAATTGTGTAA
- a CDS encoding RNA polymerase sigma factor has product MSEDFYIKFILPHKGMIIKLCRAYTDNEFDFEDYFQEVCLQIWRSKDNFREQSKWSTWIYRITLNVCMTMLKKQKKHGAINGFVHNDLITESEAFTDEELQMLYMAIRKLPEVDKGIIVLYLEDKSYKEIAEVSGLNITTIGARINRIKTKLKAIIYGK; this is encoded by the coding sequence TTGAGTGAAGATTTTTATATAAAGTTTATCCTGCCGCACAAAGGGATGATTATTAAACTTTGTAGGGCTTATACCGATAACGAATTTGATTTTGAGGATTACTTTCAGGAGGTCTGCCTGCAAATCTGGAGGAGTAAGGACAATTTTCGAGAACAATCAAAATGGTCTACCTGGATCTATAGAATAACACTGAATGTTTGCATGACAATGCTGAAAAAGCAAAAGAAGCATGGAGCAATCAACGGGTTTGTTCATAATGATTTAATTACAGAATCTGAAGCTTTTACGGATGAGGAACTGCAAATGCTTTATATGGCGATCCGAAAATTGCCGGAAGTAGATAAAGGGATCATCGTTTTATATTTAGAAGACAAGTCTTATAAAGAGATAGCCGAAGTAAGTGGATTAAATATAACTACTATCGGCGCAAGAATTAATCGCATTAAAACAAAACTTAAAGCAATAATTTATGGAAAATAG
- the msrA gene encoding peptide-methionine (S)-S-oxide reductase MsrA produces the protein MKKEETATLAAGCFWCTEAVFQRLEGVSNVISGFTGGEIKNPPYREVVTGRTGHAEGIQFNYDPKVISFQELLLIFFSTHDPTTLNRQQNDVGTQYRSAIFYHSDAQKQIAEQVIKELEAQEVFKDPIVTEVTEASAFYKAEEEHHNFYNQHSSQPYCQYIIDPKIHKLRSLFADKLKK, from the coding sequence ATGAAGAAGGAAGAAACAGCAACCCTGGCAGCGGGTTGTTTTTGGTGTACCGAAGCTGTTTTTCAGCGATTGGAAGGGGTAAGTAACGTGATTTCTGGATTTACCGGAGGTGAGATTAAAAATCCGCCATATCGAGAGGTAGTGACCGGTAGAACAGGGCATGCAGAAGGAATTCAGTTTAATTACGATCCTAAAGTTATTAGCTTTCAGGAACTGTTATTAATTTTCTTTTCTACCCACGATCCTACCACTCTAAACCGCCAACAAAACGATGTAGGGACACAATATCGTAGTGCTATTTTTTACCATTCTGATGCGCAGAAGCAAATTGCAGAACAGGTTATTAAAGAACTGGAAGCACAGGAAGTTTTTAAAGATCCTATTGTTACTGAAGTTACCGAAGCCTCTGCTTTTTATAAAGCTGAAGAAGAGCATCATAATTTTTACAATCAACATTCCAGTCAGCCCTACTGCCAATATATTATCGATCCAAAAATCCATAAATTGCGATCACTTTTTGCCGATAAATTAAAGAAATAA
- a CDS encoding excinuclease ABC subunit UvrA: protein MRIQNAYHNNLKNISLNLPENQLIVVTGLSGSGKSSLAMGVIGNEGYRYFLESLPAYNQQNATAIPTALVDDITALPPVIKVEQSKRFQSINATFGTLAELTPIFRILFARYSTTENMSKSLFSFNHPKGACETCRGIGEAEYIDIAKLVGDENKTLREGAIVTTLPNGYIVYSQVTVEELNKVCEAHGFTVDIPWKDLTQEQKNVIWNGSDRLQVYYGKHSLESRLRWEGFKAKPREIGYYKGILPIMSDILRLDRNPSILRFASSKTCPSCHGARIKAAHLKYRWKGLNFKEWMELPLDELYQKLQSKEYEAGEQVLVDKLCTQLDDLIRLGMDHYRLSTSSMDISSGDGQRIKLIKQVNSSLQGILYVFDEPSIGLSPAYQQHLYHILRRLISRGNTVMVVEHDLNLIRKADWIVELGPKAGINGGEIIFNGKRTEFLQTEAIDSPTLSALHSPEPEINKKQKKVSETDFQPAKNKLAVVSRKTATVLDAIKSYSEQQDLQMLTVSDQPIGKTPRSNPATYTGIADKIRDLFAKTDAAKALQLKKSAFSFNNKVGRCPRCEGAGVISLSMSVMGTINQTCPACNGKRFKPEVLQVHWNKKNISEIYNLSISEAYEFFKAEKKLCGVLALLQRLGIGYLKLGQPSNTLSGGEAQRIKLTKHFAKPTRQTILLLEEPSIGLHQQNVAQLLKALQQLKEQTSGIVCFENHALFQAQCDVWINNSEAINTSDEVIAKPSATNFIEIKGARTHALKDLDVSFPKQKLSVVTGISGSGKSSLVIDTLHGYGLQEMSKQFSSYQQNRVGIDYQFEVDHITGLTPSICITRKNHQFSQRSDVAKQTDIDKSLRFSFSRKAQYEGKEWSASHFSNAHELGKCSVCDGVGEEMLPDISKIVLDEERSIADGLFEHNKALSYYGQAGGQYMAIVSEIGKAYGFNLNTPFKQWNKEQKDLLFYGIPDKTWEATWAFKTKSREGKQQIKMVWKGLFTYLMDEYFLVRKNKHNQHMLALLSPETCSHCKGSGLQPERLEIKIAQHSMLDLKSKSLYEFENWLRNAKPTDEIDTELISKLHTHLKATLKRAKQLHIDHLHLNRKSDTLSGGEQQRVSLIKQLNSPLQGVTYLLDEPSAGLSQNNIADLISLLKALVTKGNTVIVIEHHKDIMLAADHLVQIGPKAGSLGGAITFQGSAADYLRSDICHPYVKAKSKKLQLKKGKEAIKIEGIARHGLQKEQLEIPVGGISAITGKSGIGKTTLVKEIVIPSLQQQEAFYCRNIHFPKEYAGADYFEPTKLRAYNSTLLVDYLAILKVITRVFAKETGGKAKDFSYKNKTSQCPNCLGTGVVTTSLDVAAKHVETCDVCEGKRYRDEILQYKIAGKHVAAILSMKLSELQDWFADFAGTAKAIQQFTALSKIGLSHVRLDQTVKSLSSGEKQRLLLNNWLEAKTKNQLLILDEPSIGLHYADIDLLYHSLKQLSEHNDLLVIDHNPYLLEKIGVGAVLR from the coding sequence ATGCGCATTCAAAACGCCTACCATAATAATCTCAAAAATATATCTTTAAATCTTCCTGAAAATCAATTGATTGTGGTTACTGGTCTTTCCGGTTCAGGAAAATCTTCATTAGCAATGGGGGTGATTGGTAATGAAGGCTATCGGTATTTTTTAGAGAGCCTGCCGGCCTATAATCAACAAAATGCTACGGCCATTCCAACGGCTTTAGTAGATGATATTACCGCGTTGCCACCGGTAATCAAAGTAGAACAATCAAAGCGTTTTCAATCAATCAACGCTACTTTTGGTACGTTAGCTGAGCTAACACCCATTTTCCGGATCTTATTCGCTCGCTATTCTACGACTGAAAATATGAGTAAGTCGCTATTTTCATTCAATCATCCAAAAGGAGCCTGCGAAACGTGTAGAGGAATAGGGGAAGCAGAATATATTGATATAGCAAAATTAGTAGGAGACGAAAATAAAACGTTGCGTGAGGGTGCTATTGTAACCACTTTACCAAATGGCTATATCGTATATTCTCAGGTTACGGTAGAGGAGTTAAATAAAGTTTGTGAAGCGCATGGATTTACCGTAGATATTCCCTGGAAAGATTTAACGCAGGAGCAGAAAAATGTGATTTGGAACGGTAGTGATCGCCTTCAGGTGTATTACGGAAAACATAGTTTAGAATCACGACTGCGTTGGGAAGGTTTTAAAGCCAAGCCTCGGGAAATCGGGTATTACAAAGGCATTTTACCTATCATGAGCGATATTCTTAGGTTGGATAGGAATCCCAGTATTCTACGATTTGCCAGTTCTAAAACCTGTCCCAGCTGTCATGGTGCACGAATCAAGGCAGCGCATTTAAAGTATCGCTGGAAAGGGTTGAATTTTAAGGAATGGATGGAATTGCCATTAGATGAACTGTATCAGAAGTTGCAGTCTAAAGAATATGAGGCTGGTGAACAAGTGCTTGTGGATAAACTGTGTACGCAATTGGATGATTTGATTCGTTTAGGGATGGACCATTATCGATTGAGCACTTCCAGTATGGATATTTCCAGTGGAGATGGGCAACGTATAAAACTTATCAAACAGGTGAATAGTAGTCTGCAGGGCATTTTATATGTTTTTGATGAACCTTCTATTGGTTTGTCCCCGGCCTATCAGCAGCATCTATATCATATTTTGAGACGTTTGATAAGCCGTGGTAATACAGTAATGGTTGTAGAACATGATTTAAATTTGATTCGGAAAGCAGATTGGATTGTTGAATTGGGGCCTAAAGCCGGAATTAATGGAGGTGAAATCATCTTTAATGGGAAACGAACCGAATTCCTGCAGACGGAAGCTATAGACAGTCCCACATTATCGGCTTTACATTCTCCTGAGCCGGAAATTAATAAAAAACAAAAGAAGGTTTCAGAAACCGATTTTCAACCAGCTAAAAATAAATTAGCGGTAGTTAGTAGAAAAACAGCCACGGTTTTAGATGCGATTAAAAGTTATAGCGAACAGCAAGATTTACAAATGCTTACGGTGTCAGATCAACCTATAGGAAAAACACCTCGTAGCAATCCCGCAACTTATACCGGAATTGCCGATAAAATCAGGGATCTATTTGCGAAGACCGATGCAGCCAAAGCACTTCAGTTAAAGAAAAGTGCCTTTTCTTTTAACAACAAAGTCGGTCGTTGTCCCCGTTGTGAAGGTGCAGGTGTAATCAGCCTTTCCATGAGTGTGATGGGAACGATCAATCAAACCTGCCCTGCATGTAATGGGAAACGCTTTAAGCCAGAAGTATTACAGGTACATTGGAATAAGAAGAATATTTCAGAAATTTATAACCTTAGTATTTCCGAAGCTTACGAGTTCTTTAAGGCAGAAAAGAAACTATGTGGCGTACTGGCTTTATTACAGCGTTTGGGAATAGGGTATTTAAAATTAGGGCAACCTTCAAATACGTTAAGTGGAGGAGAAGCACAACGCATAAAATTGACCAAACACTTTGCAAAACCCACCAGACAAACTATTTTGTTACTTGAGGAACCCAGCATTGGCTTACATCAGCAAAATGTAGCACAATTACTAAAAGCTTTGCAGCAATTAAAAGAACAAACCTCTGGAATTGTATGTTTTGAAAATCATGCATTGTTTCAAGCGCAATGTGATGTTTGGATAAATAATTCGGAGGCCATAAACACTTCTGATGAAGTAATTGCTAAGCCATCTGCTACCAATTTTATTGAGATAAAAGGAGCGCGCACCCATGCGTTAAAAGATCTGGATGTTAGTTTTCCAAAACAAAAATTATCTGTGGTTACAGGGATTTCCGGATCCGGGAAATCTTCTTTGGTCATCGATACGCTTCACGGTTATGGATTGCAGGAAATGAGTAAACAATTCTCCAGCTATCAACAAAACAGGGTTGGGATTGATTATCAGTTTGAAGTAGATCATATCACCGGCTTAACCCCTAGCATTTGTATTACGCGTAAAAATCACCAATTTTCACAACGTTCTGATGTAGCTAAGCAGACCGATATCGATAAAAGTTTACGTTTTTCTTTTTCGCGTAAAGCGCAGTATGAAGGTAAGGAATGGTCGGCAAGTCATTTTTCAAATGCTCATGAACTTGGAAAGTGCAGCGTTTGTGATGGGGTAGGAGAAGAAATGTTGCCAGATATATCTAAAATCGTGTTAGATGAAGAACGGAGTATTGCAGACGGACTTTTTGAGCACAACAAGGCCTTGAGTTACTACGGACAGGCAGGCGGGCAGTATATGGCCATTGTTAGTGAAATAGGGAAGGCTTATGGTTTTAATTTAAATACTCCTTTTAAACAATGGAATAAGGAACAGAAAGATCTGTTATTTTATGGTATACCTGATAAAACCTGGGAAGCCACCTGGGCGTTTAAAACCAAATCCCGGGAAGGAAAACAGCAAATTAAAATGGTTTGGAAAGGTTTGTTTACCTATTTGATGGATGAATATTTTCTGGTAAGAAAAAACAAACACAATCAACATATGCTTGCGCTACTGAGCCCTGAAACTTGCAGTCATTGCAAAGGGAGCGGATTGCAGCCTGAACGCTTGGAGATCAAAATAGCCCAGCATTCCATGCTAGATTTAAAATCCAAAAGTTTATATGAATTTGAAAACTGGTTACGTAATGCAAAACCAACCGATGAGATTGATACCGAATTAATTTCAAAACTACATACACATTTAAAGGCTACTTTGAAACGAGCAAAACAGTTACACATTGATCACTTGCATTTAAATCGAAAATCAGACACTCTGAGTGGCGGAGAGCAGCAAAGGGTATCACTTATTAAACAACTGAATAGTCCTTTACAGGGAGTTACGTATTTACTGGATGAGCCTTCGGCTGGATTGTCACAAAATAATATTGCCGATTTGATTAGCTTGTTGAAAGCGCTAGTGACCAAAGGCAATACGGTGATTGTCATCGAGCATCATAAAGACATTATGCTGGCGGCAGATCATTTAGTACAAATAGGTCCTAAAGCTGGAAGTTTGGGAGGAGCTATTACTTTTCAGGGAAGTGCAGCTGATTATCTTCGTTCTGATATATGCCATCCGTATGTAAAAGCAAAAAGTAAAAAGCTGCAATTAAAGAAGGGAAAAGAAGCCATTAAAATTGAAGGAATAGCAAGACATGGGCTACAGAAGGAACAGCTGGAAATTCCGGTAGGAGGTATTTCAGCTATTACTGGAAAATCAGGCATAGGAAAAACTACATTGGTGAAAGAAATAGTGATACCAAGTTTACAACAACAGGAAGCTTTTTATTGTAGAAACATTCATTTTCCAAAAGAATATGCAGGAGCCGATTATTTTGAACCTACAAAACTACGGGCGTACAATAGTACCTTATTGGTTGATTATTTAGCTATTTTAAAAGTGATTACCAGGGTTTTTGCTAAAGAAACCGGGGGGAAGGCCAAAGACTTTTCTTATAAGAATAAAACAAGTCAGTGTCCTAATTGTCTGGGGACAGGTGTAGTAACGACTAGTCTCGATGTTGCCGCCAAGCATGTTGAAACCTGTGATGTTTGCGAAGGCAAACGTTACCGTGATGAAATTTTACAATATAAGATAGCCGGAAAGCATGTAGCTGCTATTCTATCGATGAAGCTCTCGGAATTGCAGGATTGGTTTGCTGACTTTGCAGGTACGGCAAAGGCTATTCAGCAATTTACTGCTCTTAGTAAAATTGGTCTTTCCCATGTAAGACTTGATCAAACCGTAAAATCGCTTTCCTCGGGTGAAAAACAGCGTTTGTTGTTAAATAACTGGTTAGAGGCCAAAACCAAGAATCAATTGTTGATACTGGACGAACCCAGCATAGGGTTACATTACGCAGATATTGATTTGTTATACCACTCATTAAAGCAATTGAGTGAGCATAATGATCTTTTAGTAATCGATCATAATCCTTATTTATTAGAGAAAATAGGCGTTGGTGCAGTGTTGAGGTAA
- a CDS encoding BatA domain-containing protein → MQFKHPELLYALILLVIPFIVHLFKLRKFQKEAFTNVKFLKKVVQENRKSNQLKKWLILIARTLALAFLILAFAQPFIPSGKTSQQSTTTLLYLDNSFSMQLRGEHGPMLPYNIQQVIENSEEKQTFGLFTNNNDFGIISPVENQTEIQEIDYSQNSLNFNQINLKARQFFKQHPADVQRLVLVSDFQQNLGDLHQLENVEYHFIKNKAQNIANMSIDSAYVIDKKLNQATLKVIFSNNEKLDRDIPISLRNGEQILAKKSINFKDSKQQEIEFRVQAEEVENGVIAIEDNGLFYDNELFFSYAETPKITVVSISGSDSDFLKRIFTQDQFNYSNFEESEVDFSAFSGADLIILNEVEQINTALQNQILEKSKQGMPICIIPASNLQIQNYNPFLSNLGLPTIQNKQNRELLITEIAFQHPLFEATFEKEISNFQYPEVRSFYNFSSDISAALGYQNNKAFLMNSDHNYLFSAPINQQNSNFQNSPLIVPVFYNLGISALKMPDLYFEVGQENTFDVNMAGNSDQVVEIQQNSAESFIPLQQNTSSKITITTTDLPAKAGNFMLTYQENKILPVSYNYPRGESDLNYLDINDFKDVEQQPSLNTFFESAKAAQQIDVLWKWFVIFALIFLTIEMLLLKFFK, encoded by the coding sequence ATGCAGTTTAAACATCCAGAACTCCTTTATGCATTAATTTTACTGGTTATTCCCTTTATTGTTCACTTATTTAAACTTCGTAAATTTCAGAAAGAGGCTTTTACGAATGTAAAATTTCTTAAAAAAGTAGTTCAGGAAAACCGTAAAAGCAATCAACTAAAAAAATGGCTTATTCTAATCGCCAGAACTTTAGCACTGGCTTTTTTGATTCTGGCATTTGCACAACCCTTTATCCCTTCGGGCAAAACCTCCCAACAAAGTACAACCACCCTGCTCTATCTGGATAATTCGTTCAGCATGCAATTGCGTGGTGAACATGGCCCAATGTTGCCATATAATATTCAGCAAGTTATAGAAAACAGCGAGGAAAAACAGACCTTTGGACTATTTACTAATAATAACGACTTCGGAATTATTTCACCTGTTGAAAATCAAACCGAAATCCAGGAGATAGATTATAGTCAAAATTCGTTGAACTTCAACCAGATTAATTTAAAAGCCCGCCAGTTTTTTAAGCAACATCCTGCTGATGTACAGCGATTGGTTTTGGTGTCTGATTTTCAGCAAAATTTGGGTGACTTACATCAGCTTGAAAATGTCGAATATCATTTTATAAAAAATAAAGCACAAAATATCGCTAATATGAGCATTGATTCGGCTTACGTTATCGATAAGAAATTAAATCAGGCTACGTTAAAGGTGATTTTTAGTAATAATGAAAAGCTAGATCGAGATATTCCTATTAGTCTAAGAAACGGTGAGCAAATATTGGCTAAAAAAAGTATTAATTTTAAAGACAGTAAACAGCAGGAAATAGAATTTCGTGTACAGGCGGAAGAAGTAGAAAATGGCGTCATCGCAATTGAAGATAACGGACTTTTTTACGATAATGAATTATTTTTTAGCTACGCGGAAACGCCAAAAATAACTGTTGTAAGCATTTCAGGAAGTGATAGCGATTTCCTTAAACGAATTTTTACTCAGGATCAATTCAATTACAGCAATTTTGAAGAAAGTGAAGTTGATTTTAGTGCTTTTAGCGGTGCAGACTTAATTATTCTAAATGAAGTAGAACAGATAAATACAGCTTTACAAAATCAGATTTTAGAAAAATCAAAACAAGGAATGCCCATATGCATCATTCCGGCTTCCAATCTTCAGATCCAAAATTACAATCCGTTTTTATCAAATCTCGGTTTACCGACTATTCAGAATAAACAAAATCGAGAATTATTGATTACTGAAATTGCCTTTCAACATCCATTATTCGAGGCTACTTTCGAAAAAGAAATCAGTAATTTCCAATATCCCGAAGTACGTAGTTTTTATAATTTTAGTTCAGATATATCAGCGGCTTTGGGTTATCAAAATAACAAAGCTTTTTTGATGAATTCTGATCATAACTATTTATTTTCGGCACCCATTAATCAGCAAAATTCAAACTTTCAAAATTCGCCATTAATCGTACCCGTTTTCTATAATTTGGGAATTTCAGCCTTAAAAATGCCCGACTTATACTTCGAAGTCGGTCAGGAAAATACATTCGACGTAAACATGGCAGGAAATAGTGATCAGGTGGTTGAAATTCAGCAAAATTCAGCAGAGAGTTTTATTCCACTTCAACAAAATACCTCCAGTAAGATCACTATAACGACTACCGACTTACCTGCAAAAGCGGGAAATTTTATGCTCACATATCAGGAAAATAAAATTTTACCGGTTAGTTATAATTATCCCAGAGGCGAAAGCGATCTTAATTATCTGGATATTAATGACTTTAAAGATGTGGAACAGCAACCCAGTCTAAATACTTTTTTTGAAAGCGCAAAAGCTGCCCAACAAATCGATGTGCTTTGGAAATGGTTTGTTATTTTTGCATTGATCTTTTTAACCATAGAAATGCTCCTCTTAAAATTCTTTAAATGA